Proteins encoded within one genomic window of Fusarium musae strain F31 chromosome 4, whole genome shotgun sequence:
- a CDS encoding hypothetical protein (EggNog:ENOG41): MKSFTLASAFFAAAAVAQPHANPHGNHHRRHHQNEKRAVVTEIEWVTEIEYVTKMVDATTTVWVRPEAEPTTAPQPETTQAAPKKVAPKKEKKPAPPAPTTTLVTSVYTPPPAPKPTTEAAPVAEPTSQYVAPVEPTTQAPAPKPTTQAPKQEAEPETEVAPVQQEKAAKPSSGGSSSGSSSSGGSDTKHGEFTYYDIGQGACGEDDTGKDDSVNIVALSHLMMGPLSNNNPMCGKTITIKANGKTCQATVADKCMGCAINDIDVSRKVYEEIWGSLDSGRTEVEWWFN, encoded by the coding sequence ATGAAGTCTTTCACTCTTGCTTCCGCCTTCTTCGCCGCTGCGGCCGTTGCCCAGCCCCACGCCAACCCTCACGgaaaccaccaccgccgtcACCACCAGAACGAGAAGCGCGCTGTTGTCACCGAGATTGAGTGGGTGACTGAGATCGAGTACGTTACCAAGATGGTCGATGCTACTACCACCGTCTGGGTCCGACCTGAGGCCGAGCCTACTACTGCTCCTCAGCCCGAGACAACTCAGGCCGCCCCCAAGAAGGTTGctcccaagaaggagaagaagcctgcTCCTCCTGCCCCTACCACTACTCTGGTCACCAGCGTCTACACTCCCCCCCCTGCTCCTAAGCCCACCACTGAGGCTGCTCCTGTTGCTGAGCCTACCTCTCAGTACGTCGCTCCCGTCGAGCCCACTACCCAGGCTCCGGCCCCCAAGCCCACCACTCAGGCCCCCAAGCAGGAGGCCGAGCCCGAGACTGAGGTCGCTCCCGTTCAGCAGGAGAAGGCCGCCAAGCCTTCCTCTGGCGGTAGCTCCTCTGGCAGCAGCTCCTCTGGTGGTTCTGACACCAAGCACGGTGAGTTCACCTACTACGATATTGGTCAAGGTGCTTGCGGTGAGGACGACACTGGCAAGGATGACTCCGTCAACATTGTCGCTCTCTCTCACCTCATGATGGGCCCGctctccaacaacaaccccATGTGCGGCAAGACAAtcaccatcaaggccaacggcAAGACCTGCCAGGCTACGGTCGCCGATAAGTGTATGGGTTGCGCCATCAACGACATTGATGTCAGCCGAAAGGTCTACGAAGAGATCTGGGGCAGCCTCGACTCTGGCCGCACCGAGGTCGAGTGGTGGTTCAACTAA
- the PTC2 gene encoding Protein phosphatase 2C 2 (EggNog:ENOG41) — MGQTLSEPVVEKTSEKGEDERLIYGVSAMQGWRISMEDAHTAVLDLDSAKSHSSKLSFFGVFDGHGGDKVALFTGQNIHNIIFKQDTFKSGDYAQGLKDGFLATDRAILNDPKYEEEVSGCTACVSLIAGNKLYVANAGDSRGVLGIKGRAKPLSQDHKPQLENEKNRITAAGGFVDFGRVNGNLALSRAIGDFEFKKSAELSPENQIVTAYPDVEQHDLTDEDEFLVIACDGIWDCQSSQAVVEFVRRGIAAKQELDKICENMMDNCLASNSETGGVGCDNMTMVIIGFLNGKTKEEWYEEIARRVANGDGPCAPPEYAEFRGPGVHHNFEDSDSGYEMDPENKGRSFGVGGYRGRIIFLGDGTEVLTDSDDTEMFDNADEDKDLASQVTKNPSSAEKDTAPVTAPGAAAADTKPADATITKPTDKDAAEEVRKEASAQEIKKEE; from the exons ATGGGTCAGACTCTATCAGAGCCCGTTGTCGAAAAG ACTTCGGAGAAGGGTGAGGATGAGCGCCTCATCTACGGTGTTTCGGCCATGCAAGGCTGGCGCATTAGTATGGAGGATGCTCACACCGCAGTACTCGACCTCGACTCAGCCAAGTCTCACTCCAGCAAGCTGTCCTTCTTCGGTGTTTTCGACGGACATGGTGGTGACAAAGTGGCACTATTTACCGGCCAAAACATTCACAACATTATCTTCAAGCAGGACACCTTCAAGTCTGGTGACTATGCTCAGGGTCTGAAGGATGGTTTCCTCGCGACCGATCGCGCTATTCTCAACG ACCCCAAgtacgaagaagaagtttccGGTTGCACAGCCTGTGTCAGCTTGATCGCCGGCAACAAGCTCTATGTT GCCAACGCTGGTGATTCGAGAGGTGTTCTTGGTATCAAGGGTCGTGCCAAGCCTTTATCCCAGGACCACAAGCCCCAACTCGAGA ACGAGAAGAACCGAATCACAGCTGCCGGTGGCTTCGTCGACTTCGGCCGAGTGAACGGAAACCTCGCCCTCTCGCGTGCTATTGGTGATTTTGAATTCAAGAAGAGTGCTGAGTTATCCCCCGAGAACCAAATTGTTACAGCCTACCCCGATGTTGAGCAACATGACCTTACAGACGAGGATGAATTCCTGGTCATTGCTTGTGATG GTATCTGGGATTGCCAATCCTCTCAAGCCGTGGTCGAGTTCGTCCGACGAGGCATCGCTGCCAAGCAGGAGCTCGATAAGATTTGCGAGAACATGATGGACAACTGTCTTGCCTCCAACTCCGAGACCGGTGGAGTTGGCTGCGACAACATGACCATGGTCATCATCGGCTTCCTCAACGGAAAGACCAAGGAAGAGTGGTACGAGGAGATCGCCCGCCGGGTCGCCAACGGAGATGGCCCTTGTGCCCCCCCCGAGTACG CCGAATTCCGAGGACCTGGAGTCCACCACAACTTTGAGGATAGCGACAGTGGCTATGAGATGGATCCTGAAAACAAGGGACGAAGCTTTGGAGTTGGTGGGTACCGAGGCCGGATCATTTTCCTCGGCGATGGCACTGAGGTTCTTACGGATTCAGATGATACAGAAATGTTTGACAACGCCGACGAAGACAAAGACCTCGCCAGCCAGGTCACCAAAAACCCGTCATCCGCCGAGAAGGACACCGCTCCTGTAACCGCCCCTggcgccgccgccgccgataCGAAACCCGCCGATGCAACCATTACGAAGCCCACCGACAAGGACGCAGCGGAGGAGGTGAGGAAGGAGGCCAGTGCCCAGGAaatcaagaaggaagaataG
- a CDS encoding hypothetical protein (EggNog:ENOG41), with translation MSGRRDFLNQAAPENYVAGLGRGATGFTTRSDLGPARDGPSEDQIKEALAKRAAQLGLAPDKKGKDKEKDEDEGGDEERYQDPDNEVGLFAGGVYDKDDEEADKIWEWVDERMDRRKKQREAREQAEKDEYERNNPKIQQQFSDLKRALATVTDDEWANLPEVGDLTGKNRRSKQALRQRFYAVPDSVIAAARDSSEMGTTVMDEGTSSNAGGSDAADGTMTNFAKIGAARDKVLKSRLEQAGSDSAAPGTSTSIDPQGYLTSLNKMQMSEAQAQVGDINRVRELLQSVVKTNPTNALGWIAAARLEELAGKSVTARKTIDKGCTQCPKSEDAWLENIRLNSDSPNAKIIARRAIEANNTSVRLWVEAMRLETIPSNKKRVIRQALDHIPESEALWKEAVNLEENPDDAKLLLAKATELIPLSVDLWLALARLETPENAQKVLNKARKACPTSHEIWIAAARLQEQLGQGTKVNVIKRGVQVLAKESAMPKREEWISEAERCEEEGAIITCQNIIRETLGWSLDEDDDRKDTWMEDARASINRGKYETARAIYAYALRIFVNSRTMWMAAADLERNHGTRESLWQVLEKAVEACPKSEDLWMMLAKEKWQAGEVDNARLVLKRAFNQNPNNEDIWLSAVKLESENGNGQQARKLLEIAREKAPTDRVWMKSVVFERVLGNIEAALDLVLQALQLFPAAAKLWMLKGQIYEDLGKTGQAREAYGTGVKAVPKSVPLWLLYARLEEQAGLTVKARSVLDRARLAVPKNAQLWCESVRLERRASNTAQAKSMMAKAQQEVPKSGLLWAEQIWHLEPRTQRKARSLEAIKKVDSDPILFVAVARIFWGDRKLEKAQNWFEKALVLDSDYGDSWAWYYRFLCQHGTEEKRADVVTKCVLNEPRHGEVWQAIAKKPTNARKSCEEILKLVADELEQ, from the coding sequence ATGTCGGGGCGACGCGATTTCCTCAACCAGGCTGCCCCTGAGAACTATGTCGCTGGTCTTGGACGAGGCGCAACAGGTTTTACAACACGATCCGATCTTGGCCCTGCTCGAGATGGACCTAGCGAGGATCAGATTAAGGAGGCTCTTGCGAAGCGTGCCGCTCAGCTAGGTCTTGCGCCGgataagaagggcaaggataaagaaaaggatgaagacgagggaGGTGACGAAGAACGATATCAGGACCCTGACAACGAAGTTGGGCTCTTCGCTGGCGGTGTGTACgacaaagatgatgaggaggccgATAAGATTTGGGAATGGGTGGATGAGAGAATGGACCGAAGAAAAAAGCAGCGCGAAGCACGAGAGCAGGCCGAGAAGGACGAATACGAACGAAACAACCCCAAGATTCAACAGCAGTTTTCCGACCTGAAACGAGCTCTGGCGACTGTCACTGATGACGAATGGGCAAATCTACCCGAAGTTGGCGACTTGACAGGCAAGAACCGGCGTAGCAAGCAAGCGTTGCGACAACGATTCTATGCTGTTCCGGACAGCGTCATTGCAGCAGCGCGCGACTCGAGCGAGATGGGAACAACAGTTATGGATGAGGGCACTTCTTCCAACGCCGGTGGCAGCGATGCTGCAGATGGTACAATGACCAACTTTGCCAAGATCGGCGCGGCTCGCGACAAGGTGCTCAAGTCCAGATTGGAGCAAGCTGGGAGTGATTCTGCTGCGCCAGGCACATCCACTAGTATCGACCCTCAGGGCTATCTTACTAGCCTCAACAAGATGCAGATGAGTGAAGCGCAAGCTCAAGTTGGAGATATCAACCGTGTTCGCGAGCTTCTGCAGTCTGTTGTCAAGACGAATCCCACAAACGCTTTGGGTTGGATCGCGGCGGCGCGACTCGAGGAGTTGGCAGGCAAGAGTGTAACGGCAAGAAAGACGATCGACAAGGGTTGTACACAGTGTCCTAAAAGTGAAGATGCTTGGCTTGAGAACATTCGACTTAACAGCGATTCTCCAAATGCAAAGATTATTGCACGAAGAGCTATTGAGGCCAACAACACATCAGTCAGACTATGGGTCGAGGCGATGAGGCTAGAGACAATTccaagcaacaagaagcgAGTTATCCGACAAGCGCTTGATCACATTCCTGAATCGGAGGCTTTATGGAAGGAGGCAGTGAACTTGGAGGAAAACCCCGATGATGCTAAGCTGCTCCTAGCCAAGGCCACCGAACTGATTCCTCTCTCTGTGGATCTCTGGCTGGCCTTGGCACGATTGGAGACGCCAGAGAACGCCCAGAAGGTCCTCAATAAGGCTCGAAAGGCCTGTCCTACGTCACACGAAATTTGGATCGCGGCTGCACGGTTACAGGAACAGCTCGGACAGGGCACCAAGGTCAATGTTATCAAGCGTGGTGTCCAGGTCCTGGCGAAGGAGTCTGCGATGCCCAAGCGCGAGGAGTGGATTTCAGAGGCAGAAAGATGCGAAGAGGAGGGTGCCATTATCACCTGTCAGAACATCATTCGGGAGACTCTAGGTTGGAGtttggacgaggatgatgatcgCAAAGACACATGGATGGAAGATGCAAGGGCAAGTATCAACCGAGGCAAATACGAAACTGCCAGGGCCATATACGCCTACGCACTACGGATATTTGTCAATAGTAGAACGATGTGgatggcagcagcagactTGGAAAGGAATCATGGAACCCGAGAGTCGCTGTGGCAAGTGCTGGAGAAGGCTGTGGAGGCGTGCCCTAAGAGCGAGGACCTATGGATGATGCTGGCCAAGGAGAAGTGGCAGGCTGGCGAAGTGGACAATGCTCGTCTCGTTCTCAAACGTGCCTTCAACCAAAACCCTAACAACGAGGATATTTGGCTTTCCGCTGTCAAGCTAGAGTCGGAAAATGGCAATGGCCAACAGGCCCGGAAGCTTCTGGAGATTGCCCGCGAGAAGGCTCCCACAGATCGTGTATGGATGAAGAGTGTTGTGTTTGAACGAGTGTTGGGCAACATTGAGGCTGCTCTCGATCTTGTCCTTCAGGCTCTTCAGTTATTCCCGGCAGCAGCCAAGCTTTGGATGCTCAAGGGACAGATCTATGAGGACCTCGGCAAAACTGGCCAAGCGAGAGAGGCGTATGGCACAGGAGTCAAGGCTGTTCCCAAGTCTGTCCCCCTGTGGCTTCTGTATGCCAGGCTTGAGGAGCAGGCCGGTCTTACCGTGAAGGCTCGATCGGTGCTTGACCGTGCTCGACTTGCTGTACCAAAGAACGCGCAGTTGTGGTGCGAGTCGGTACGACTAGAACGTCGAGCAAGCAACACAGCCCAAGCCAAGTCAATGATGGCCAAGGCGCAACAAGAAGTCCCCAAGAGTGGTCTCCTCTGGGCAGAACAGATATGGCATCTGGAACCCAGAACACAGCGCAAGGCCCGCAGTCTCGAAGCTATCAAGAAGGTGGACAGCGACCCCATCCTGTTTGTGGCTGTAGCACGCATCTTTTGGGGCGATCGTAAGCTGGAGAAGGCGCAAAACTGGTTCGAGAAGGCTCTTGTACTGGACAGCGACTATGGCGATTCTTGGGCTTGGTACTACCGGTTCTTATGTCAACATGGTACGGAGGAGAAGCGGGCAGATGTGGTGACGAAGTGCGTGCTGAATGAACCTCGACACGGCGAAGTGTGGCAGGCGATTGCTAAGAAGCCCACAAATGCGAGAAAGAGTTGTGAGGAGATACTTAAGTTGGTGGCTGATGAATTGGAGCAATAG
- a CDS encoding hypothetical protein (EggNog:ENOG41), with the protein MSLAIKSIWRARSRCSAFSGPFPNSRAPLPSRISNPHVIRLESTTAYSDGTNSTESSETALVALPEKSLEVGEQQPEQVIANLVTDDTHESRNRVFKDAFKIDALRLVEDKDAMKLFKPVIGRPLQYPNEQANKASEQEHRRDARRQAGLGVVWSHFDKAVPQWIECFGLMKRMTPQWSERANMSAVRIVLPKTWDIEVNNQNLEYVDSATGVLQKLRAVVDRNPSAIVLRGQSKILVKVADEIVRYCQDAEIYELGEVAASDYKTRQLWPTIENAPNGGASLPDDHNDNIWVHKEYQPHSLHVPYEQIPRPSVWTHDNFEHYISTLCYGKVPPHLAIRFYGQRRVNGRYIDTDGIRIKLIVDAFDDPAAKPFITIPVLKMAISMMAFRGGHRASANYLIQLGEELGIPMDTDIYNIMLDGYAHKRDIGFFHSFLRRMEARYHHPNIRTWLLFLRLVRGEDERRQVIVAMYQLGMFNHQATRRGIADVMASIDAYAAFKAGIPLKNFLGEQKERYGEGWLAVDGLDSIVTELLRFHRPEDPRIEDCKKLVRIYTESGHRVELKTINIFLSYASKSRDWDAALWAMSLFKDAGCKPDQETYGALLSLAVKTRSPHALGTVYFYGVLHRQLKKGSRHLLSQVLLRKHKDPFWKKLEHQPGIFPRQAIPDILANKIPRVWVVMSRVERAILDKWAGYVPLKPLEYALELSYRSNDQPMHSQIKAGKPVQVQDLIVKLRRADGQPGKINVRLKGRFDPARMIWGWDESLADTNHPSILKEEDEPDSWPDNDDDVNDTPKLLLAGPETDPKSPDGGQDGPPERPDSTLSPDAALKGLEKKIAEARRRDEI; encoded by the coding sequence ATGTCCCTGGCGATCAAGTCAATATGGCGGGCTCGGTCGCGATGCTCTGCCTTCTCAGGACCTTTTCCAAACTCAAGAGCACCATTGCCCTCCAGGATATCCAACCCCCACGTTATCCGGCTCGAGTCAACGACAGCATATTCTGATGGGACAAACTCAACCGAATCTTCGGAGACAGCCCTTGTAGCCCTTCCCGAAAAGTCTCTCGAAGTGGGCGAACAACAGCCCGAGCAGGTCATTGCCAACCTAGTTACAGACGATACTCACGAGTCCCGCAATCGAGTCTTTAAAGATGCATTCAAGATCGACGCGCTTCGACTGGTTGAAGACAAAGATGCCATGAAGCTCTTTAAACCCGTGATCGGAAGACCACTCCAATACCCAAACGAACAGGCGAACAAGGCAAGCGAACAGGAGCATAGGCGAGACGCACGACGACAGGCCGGCTTAGGTGTGGTCTGGAGCCACTTCGATAAGGCAGTTCCGCAATGGATAGAATGCTTTGGGCTGATGAAGCGCATGACACCACAATGGAGCGAGAGGGCTAACATGTCGGCTGTGAGGATCGTCCTACCCAAAACGTGGGATATTGAAGTCAACAACCAGAATCTCGAATATGTCGACTCTGCGACGGGCGTGCTCCAGAAACTGCGGGCAGTGGTGGACCGTAATCCTTCTGCCATTGTGCTCCGTGGACAGAGCAAGATATTGGTCAAGGTGGCCGACGAGATCGTGAGGTATTGCCAAGACGCTGAAATCTACGAGCTGGGAGAAGTGGCAGCGTCGGATTACAAGACGAGGCAGTTGTGGCCGACCATTGAAAATGCGCCAAACGGAGGTGCCTCGCTCCCCGATGACCATAACGACAATATCTGGGTGCACAAAGAGTACCAGCCTCACTCTCTCCATGTGCCATACGAACAGATCCCGCGACCGTCCGTGTGGACACATGACAACTTTGAGCACTATATCTCAACGCTGTGCTATGGCAAGGTGCCTCCCCATCTAGCAATCAGGTTCTACGGCCAAAGGCGAGTGAATGGGAGATATATCGATACGGATGGCATCAGGATCAAGCTCATTGTTGATGCCTTTGATGACCCTGCTGCAAAACCATTCATTACTATCCCTGTCTTGAAAATGGCTATTTCCATGATGGCTTTCCGAGGTGGACATCGTGCCTCTGCCAACTATCTCATACAATTGGGAGAGGAATTGGGCATTCCCATGGACACCGATATATACAACATCATGCTTGACGGCTACGCTCACAAGCGTGATATCGGTTTCTTTCATAGTTTTCTCCGAAGGATGGAGGCGCGCTATCATCACCCCAACATTCGAACATGGCTGCTTTTCCTTCGACTGGTCAGGGGTGAGGATGAAAGGAGGCAGGTCATTGTGGCCATGTACCAACTGGGCATGTTCAATCATCAGGCCACACGTCGCGGGATCGCCGATGTAATGGCCTCTATTGATGCATATGCTGCTTTCAAAGCTGGAATACCTCTTAAAAACTTTCTGGGCGAGCAGAAGGAACGCTATGGTGAGGGCTGGCTAGCGGTCGATGGCCTTGATAGTATTGTCACTGAACTACTTCGCTTCCACCGTCCAGAAGATCCTCGAATCGAAGATTGCAAGAAACTGGTCAGGATTTATACAGAGTCAGGCCACAGAGTTGagctcaagaccatcaacatcttcctcagctACGCGTCCAAGTCCAGAGATTGGGATGCTGCTCTCTGGGCTATGTCACTCTTCAAGGACGCCGGCTGCAAGCCTGACCAAGAGACTTATGGTGCTCTCCTGTCGCTTGCGGTCAAAACACGCTCACCACATGCCCTCGGAACAGTCTACTTCTACGGCGTCCTCCATCGTCAGCTTAAGAAAGGATCGAGACACTTACTGAGCCAAGTCCTACTTCGCAAGCACAAAGACCCCTTTTGGAAAAAGCTTGAGCATCAGCCAGGCATTTTCCCCAGACAGGCAATCCCTGATATTCTAGCCAACAAGATTCCTCGGGTTTGGGTAGTCATGTCCCGAGTCGAGCGTGCCATCCTTGACAAGTGGGCGGGCTATGTTCCCCTTAAACCCCTGGAGTATGCGCTCGAACTTTCATATCGCTCCAATGACCAGCCCATGCACTCCCAGATCAAAGCCGGTAAACCCGTTCAGGTGCAAgatctcatcgtcaagcTTCGCAGAGCTGACGGTCAACCTGGGAAAATCAATGTGCGTCTCAAGGGTCGTTTCGATCCGGCGCGTATGATTTGGGGCTGGGATGAGTCTCTGGCAGATACAAACCATCCGAGCATactaaaagaagaagacgagcctGACAGTTGGCctgataatgatgatgacgttAATGATACTCCAAAGCTTTTGTTAGCAGGGCCAGAGACGGATCCAAAATCGCCTGACGGTGGTCAAGATGGTCCTCCTGAAAGGCCAGATTCAACACTTTCGCCTGACGCTGCTTTGAAGGggctcgagaagaagatcgcAGAAGCTCGAAGAAGAGACGAGATTTAA
- a CDS encoding hypothetical protein (EggNog:ENOG41) produces MSKSRTPLIIGGAAVSGIGYYLYAAGGNPRAAEKKAESDAHSAAANIKSHLPGRSPNAEGELKGAGAAAGAKIDSVAAEADRTAGVIKSNVESVAKDAKAEAMRVVDKFDHRVEAEAAKAKGGISSWFGGSK; encoded by the exons ATGTCCAAGTCTCGCActcctctcatcatcggcggcgCTGCCGTCTCTGGTATCGGATACTACCTCTACGCCGCTGGTGGCAACCCAcgagctgctgagaagaaggccgaga GTGACGCCCATAGCGCTgctgccaacatcaagagcCACCTTCCCGGCCGTTCCCCTAACGCTGAGGGTGAGCTGAAGGgagctggtgctgctgcCGGTGCCAAGATTGACAGTGTT GCTGCCGAAGCCGACCGTACGGCTGGTGTCATCAAGAGCAATGTCGAGTCTGTTGCCAAGGACGCAAAGGCCGAGGCCATGAGAGTAGTCGACAAGTTCGACCACCGTGTCGAGGCGGAAGCCGCAAAGGCCAAGGGCGGTATCTCGAGCTGGTTCGGTGGCAGCAAATAA
- a CDS encoding hypothetical protein (EggNog:ENOG41) has product MLRVKSSRRPAGLKPTDYDHEIALVDHDAAATPTGSVTPEPHTMTRYSTTSRLLDLEEEHEEEHEEEQQENPDERNGGQRKPSSNTPNNAHTNEHVDSHTEGDSQTHSSSNRIENGQPPTPPQTRPSIEVQEPTPDAFHGDHPHVKLKKPHVERETAIDILYENERGGFLCGIPLFSSQALGGLDPPAWTNGYHKASPSNIHNAQVPDPTWEWAWPEWRINHQKGVDEHGWEYSFHFSKKFSWHSGKWWNSFVRRRAWIRKRVRKRPEEVSADPHMLNADYFTIRPASHKSPKSRESVTSSRLSRSSTSQMSAADVDEKPADIDNVDDLMRALRQARIDREKLDAVNNYMEHATDLQKLQHEMHEIMSLFVFQQSRRILLSRLMEIHDETTTQMKRMNTSELRERNQALKDAVHHADEEVRKLAYWSDVKQMAESGEAKEAVKGDKGWDESWEGVDQSGGAHPMQENAMVNGKKKQSET; this is encoded by the exons ATGCTGAGGGTCAAGAGCTCGCGTCGTCCCGCGGGACTCAAGCCTACAGATTACGATCATGAAATTGCCCTAGTCGATCACGATGCCGCCGCGACACCGACAGGGTCAGTTACGCCCGAACCCCATACCATGACAAGAtactcaacaacatcaagattGTTGGACCTGGAGGAGGAACACGAGGAGGAACACGAGGAGGAACAACAAGAGAACCCTGACGAGCGAAATGGCGGCCAAAGGAAACCATCAAGCAATACACCCAACAATGCTCACACCAATGAGCATGTCGATTCTCATACTGAGGGAGACAGCCAGACCCATTCATCATCGAACCGCATCGAGAACGGCCAACCTCCAACGCCTCCACAAACAAGACCATCCATCGAAGTCCAAG AACCAACCCCCGACGCCTTTCATGGAGATCATCCACatgtgaagctgaagaagcctcATGTCGAGCGCGAGACAGCGATAGACATCCTTTACGAGAACGAAAGGGGTGGGTTTCTCTGCGGAATTCCTCTGTTTTCTTCGCAGGCTCTTGGAGGTCTTGATCCACCTGCTTGGA CCAATGGGTACCATAAAGCTTCACCAAGCAACATCCACAATGCACAAGTTCCTGACCCTACATGGGAATGGGCGTGGCCCGAATGGCGAATCAACCATCAAAAAGGTGTCGACGAACATGGCTGGGAATATTCCTTCCACTTTTCAAAAAAGTTTTCCTGGCATAGCGGCAAGTGGTGGAACTCGTTCGTCCGAAGACGTGCCTGGATTCGAAAGAGGGTGCGAAAGAGACCAGAGGAAGTGTCTGCCGATCCACACATGCTCAATGCGGATTACTTCACGATACGGCCCGCTTCCCACAAATCACCAAAGTCTCGCGAGAGTGTGACTAGCAGCCGTCTCAGTCGCTCGAGTACGAGTCAGATGTCAGCCGCAGACGTGGACGAGAAACCTGCCGATATTGATAACGTGGACGATCTCATGCGTGCTCTCCGACAAGCCAGGATAGACCGAGAGAAGCTTGACGCTGTCAATAACTACATGGAACATGCAACAGACCTCCAAAAACTTCAACACGAGATGCATGAGATAATGTCTTTGTTTGTCTTCCAACAATCACGCCGCATATTGCTCAGCAGATTGATGGAAATTCATGACGAGACAACAActcagatgaagaggatgaacaCTTCTGAATTACGAGAGCGAAACCAGGCATTGAAGGATGCCGTCCATCATGCTGACGAAGAGGTTCGCAAGCTAGCCTACTGGAGCGATGTCAAGCAAATGGCCGAGAGTGGCGAGGCGAAAGAGGCAGTCAAAGGAGATAAAGGTTGGGATGAAAGTTGGGAAGGTGTCGACCAGAGCGGCGGGGCTCATCCAATGCAGGAAAATGCCATGGTCAACGGTAAAAAGAAGCAATCGGAGACATGA